CACGCCGCAAAGACACCCACCTCGAAAGGTGAGGCAAGGCAGCCGGCGCGTCCCACACGTCTCGtacggccgccagtttgtccgAGGCTAGTCTTTCGGCTCTCGACTCGCGGTCATCGAAGGGCAGCAGTCGCGAGTACAAGTGGAACCGTTTGACCGGCATCGTGGAGCGGAAAATGGCCCTGCCGCTCTTctcgtgccacaggctctccaaggcctcGTTGCGGGACCTGTACACGCCCGCGAGGATCAGAAGCCCGAGGTAGGCTCGCAGGTCCGTGGCGTCCATCGCTTTCCACTCGCCGGCTTTGCCGTATCGCCTGCGGCCCTCGAGGTTGGTCGCGGCCAGCACCGTCTTCTCTATTCGCTGCGTGACAAACAGCTGGAACGCGGAGAGTATGTCCCTGACGCGCTCCGCGGCGTACTCTGTAGGTCCCCGGCTTGGCGGTGGTGGAGCGGAAGCAGAAGCACGTTGGCCGTCTCGGTCCCTTCGGCCTCGGTCTAGTTCGTCTGTGTCTCTTTCGGTGGCACGGTGATGGGCTCGGGGGCCACTGGGGTGATACGTTTTCGAGGACCATTCGATTTTGCCgtcttttgacaaaaacacttCCTCGTCGCCGTCCTCAACGTACTCCTCGTCGTCTCTACACTGGTTTTTGCTACCCTGGTCTTTGCTAACCTCATCATACTCCTCGCTTTCACTACCCTCGTCTGCTCTAGCCTCGTCTTCGCTATACTCATCGCACTCCCCGTCTTCACTACCCTCTCCCTCTTCaccctcctcaccctcttcacCCTCTTCACTCTCTTCaccctgctcctcctcttcttcttcttcttcttcgtgtGGCCTTTGTTGCCACCCTACTCCACGTTCTCCTCCTTGTTCAACTTCAACATCGTCTAGGCCTTGGTCATCGTCTTCGTCCTCTTCTACTTCGCTCTCGTCGCAGCGGTGGTCCTTTTCTCAGTACTCTTCTGACGCACACACGCCGCTGTCAGAGTCACAGCGGTGGTGGTTTATGTTGCGGTCCTCTtgtattttctcttcttctcgtACGTGCACTTCGGCGGGGACATTGCGAGCGGGCCCGCTGACGATAACCCTATGCAGCTTCAATTCCAGAGTCAAACGACGGGCCATGCCGACGTCGCCCCAGTGCACAGGTCCAAAACGATACGACGTAAGATGACAACTACAAGAAGACGAGACAATGTGTCTCCAgtttatactgtgtgtgtgtgtgtccgctgTAGTAGACGTGACATGAATTGAAAACCAAcgtgggtccctgggacccgaatgCCAATGCAAAAGGTCAAAATAAACCGAATGTGTCCCTGTGACCCGATGGACAACGCAAGGGATATGCTGGATATgtgttctgtgtatgtgtgtgttaaatatttatttaggaGACCAAGGTCAAGCATTTAGTTCTGTTTCTAAAATGTTATTTCTACCTTTCATAAGAGACAACACTAATACAATTGCAGTCAAATGCAGGACAGGTCCAAGAGACCCCAAAGGCCTAGGCCGTGgtagaagagaaagaaatactgtatcatattGGCCCGGGTCCGTGGGACCCAGAACGACGAGGCCGCGGTACAGGTG
This portion of the Etheostoma spectabile isolate EspeVRDwgs_2016 unplaced genomic scaffold, UIUC_Espe_1.0 scaffold00017023, whole genome shotgun sequence genome encodes:
- the LOC116679531 gene encoding LOW QUALITY PROTEIN: piggyBac transposable element-derived protein 4-like (The sequence of the model RefSeq protein was modified relative to this genomic sequence to represent the inferred CDS: inserted 2 bases in 2 codons), giving the protein MARRLTLELKLHRVIVSGPARNVPAEVHDHRCDESEVEEDEDDDQGLDDVEVEQGGERGVGWQQRPHEEEEEEEEEQGEESEEGEEGEEGEEGEGSEDGECDEYSEDEARADEGSESEEYDEVSKDQGSKNQCRDDEEYVEDGDEEVFLSKDGKIEWSSKTYHPSGPRAHHRATERDTDELDRGRRDRDGQRASASAPPPPSRGPTEYAAERVRDILSAFQLFVTQRIEKTVLAATNLEGRRRYGKAGEWKAMDATDLRAYLGLLILAGVYRSRNEALESLWHEKSGRAIFRSTMPVKRFHLYSRLLPFDDRESRAERLASDKLAAVRDVWDAPAALPHLSRWVSLRRVVFLRLCTHCQCAFRQYMPSKPARYGLNSRVACDARSSYAWNMQLYTGKSVSVTPENNLGSRVLLDVTEGLRGPRNVTCDNFFTSYALAQRLLAERRLTMRKNKPELPGAFLATKGRAVFSSMFAFTPTAALVSYVPKRNRNVRFGKXKPDIILHYNRTKGGVDNLEKLVGTYSCRRKTTRWPLALFHIILDXAYNAFVLWRELRPEWMRGKLNRRRAFLEQLGRALVTPLIERRRHLPRTEASAALVRAVAARSAEAARSAGAGSGFRQGRDNRNEVDDGDNSADSAEARPRPQRGGRGRGVSSVQSPRIAKHTPCAAAARDTSVGAARRPTALNA